GGTTAAAGGTGGTTTGCAATTTTTCGTATTCCTTTTTATAGGTGTTGTAATCATGTGCATAAGGCCCTCTGCGTTGACACCAGCCCTCGTCCTCGTTGCACAAACTCCAACTTTCAACAATACCCCACTGCGAATACGTCCCCCAGTGCATTAGCAAACCGAACTTACAGTCTTGCCAATAGGCAAGTTTCATTGCAACGAGCGAATCTTGTGGGGGATAATATTTATGAATAGTATGCTGTGCATTTACTGTTTTAATAATTACACCGGATAACAGTGCAATAAACAGCACACACGTGATGACCCTTTTGCAGGAAATAAATAATTCTACCCGGCTTGCACTATTTCTAATTTTAACCACCTCAAACCGGGATAAACTTCTTCTTTGCATCTTTATTACTTTTACTATTCAGATTTTTTTTGGAATCCGTTATCCTAACATCCATCCCAATTTCTATTGAAAATAAAAATTGCAAATTGCAACTATAACTATATATGTTGACCAATGCTATTCCTAACTCCGAAAGACTTTTATTTGGAACGAAAGTAAATTAATTTTCTAATAGCAATAATCCTTTTTTGTAGAATTTGAAAAACCACCATTCACACTAAATTGCCATATACCCTGACTTTGCCCGATGGCCCCAGCCAAAATTTTCTCAGTTCCTAATGACAATAAAATTAAACACCCATTGATAAATAAATAAAAGGGCAAGGTAAATTGTTCCAAGGGTTTCATAGGCTAATCCTGCTGCACAGGCAACTATGGTAAGCACTCCCATTAGCGCCATAATTCCAGCGTATATGGTAAGCGTTATTTTACCTTTTCGTATGGCCTTATTAAAAATAGAAGCGCATGGCAACATCATTGTAACAAAAAATATTCCGGCAATCAAAAACGTTTCTATCTGCGAGGGAATATAAATGAGTAATGAAATTACTCCGGCAGCAAACAGAAGTGAAGTAAGCAATGCCCCTTTGCGTTCTTGATCACTTAAAATAAACTTACCTTGAGGATGCCAGAATAGCAGCATGTTAAACAATGGTTGTATAATCCATGTGCTGAAAGCAAAGAGCGAGTACAAAATCAACAACGGATAAATAAAAATAGCCATGGATGGATTTTTATCAGCCAAATTATTTAAATACCTCATCCCAAACCATAATCCAAAAATAAGGGCCGCTTGCATCCCCGGTTTCATATTACCAATCCAAAACATGTACTTTAAAAAAACACGATACAGCCAATAGCGTGCTTTGAGAGCTTCTATCATGCCATGTTTGGCCCATTCATTGTTTGGATTAAAACGCAGTGCTTCACTAAAGTGATGTATGGCCTTACGATGGTCTCCTCGCTCCAGAATACTCCAGGCTGTATTGGCATGGGTGTTACTGTTTTCGGGATCCTCATACAGGGCTTCGTTAATAGTGGCAAACGCTTCTTCCTTTTTATTTAACTTTATTAACGCAGTAGCACGGTGATTAAGCGCATCCACATTACCCGGGTCAATTGCCAGTGCCTCATCAGCGCTTTGCAATGCGAGTTCATAATCCTTTTGCAATAAAAATAATTGTGCACGCCAGGCAAAATATTCATCTCGATATGGTTCCATAGCGATGGCCTCATTTATTTTGACCATAGCATCTTTTGATTTTTCTTTAGCAAGAAAAATTCGCGAGTACATATAGAAAGTAAACGAATCAGAAGGGTCGAGCCTGATAGCCTCGTTAATAGACGCTTCGGCCTCAGTAATTTGATCAGCATTGAGGTGGCAAATAGCTAAGTACACATGTGCCTGCGCATCATCAGGAAACGAACTTAGGTGTTGCCTAAATTCGGCAACAGCCTCCTTAAAACGATGTTGTTGTAGTAATAGTTTCCCGCGTTCCAAATGATACATACCTTACTTTTTTATGCCGAG
This region of Bacteroidota bacterium genomic DNA includes:
- a CDS encoding tetratricopeptide repeat protein — its product is MYHLERGKLLLQQHRFKEAVAEFRQHLSSFPDDAQAHVYLAICHLNADQITEAEASINEAIRLDPSDSFTFYMYSRIFLAKEKSKDAMVKINEAIAMEPYRDEYFAWRAQLFLLQKDYELALQSADEALAIDPGNVDALNHRATALIKLNKKEEAFATINEALYEDPENSNTHANTAWSILERGDHRKAIHHFSEALRFNPNNEWAKHGMIEALKARYWLYRVFLKYMFWIGNMKPGMQAALIFGLWFGMRYLNNLADKNPSMAIFIYPLLILYSLFAFSTWIIQPLFNMLLFWHPQGKFILSDQERKGALLTSLLFAAGVISLLIYIPSQIETFLIAGIFFVTMMLPCASIFNKAIRKGKITLTIYAGIMALMGVLTIVACAAGLAYETLGTIYLALLFIYQWVFNFIVIRN